The Pseudomonas sp. R4-35-07 nucleotide sequence ACCCACCGTATCGGCCATCACGATATCGATTGCCGGTTGCGACCAGTTGCCATGGCGGCGGCTGAACACACTGGCGCCGTCGCCGCCACGGGTCAGAAATACCAACTGGCAGCGGTGTTGCAGCCACCCTTGCAGCACGCTTTCGGGGGATTGCTCGGGGTAGAGCAGGTGCAGGTCTTCATCGCTGACCTTGATCAAATCCGCATGCTTGACCAACTCCATCACACGGTCGCGCCACAGCTGGATATCCGGTTGCGGGTTCAGCCGTACGTTAGGGTCGAGGCTGATCAGGCGCTTGCCGCTTTCGCGCTTGACCAGCGCCAGCAGTGTGTCGCCAACCGGCTGTACCACCAGGGAAAACGAGCCCACATGCAGCCCGCGAATCTCATCACCCAAGGGCGGCAGGTGCGTCAACTGCAGTTGCCGGTCTGCACAGCCTTCGCCACGAAAGCTGTATTGCGGTGAACCATTGGCACCCACGGCCACCATGGCCAGGGTGGTCGGCGCGTCGAAGGGCACCAGGAAATCTTCACTCACCCCTTCGTCCTTGAGCACCTGTAGCAAGCGCCGGCCCAGGTAGTCATGGGAGATCCCGGCGAAGAACCCGGACTCGATCCCCAAACGGCGCAGGCCCACCGCCACGTTGAACGGCGAGCCACCGGCAATCGCCGTGTAATTGAGCTTGGCAGCCTGCCCGTCGGCATTCTCCTCGCTGAAAAAATCAAACAGCGCTTCACCACACACCAGATACATAGTCACTCGCTCTTAAAGGGTTGCCACAAGCTGTTGATAGCGCTCATAGGCCTGTTGATAGGCGCTCACGTTGGCCGGCACCGGCAGGGTGCGGCTGGCCGGGTCAAGGCTGACGCATTTGTCGCACAGGCTGGCCAGGGATTCGCCGGACTGGCACCACGCCGCCTGGATCGCCGCGCCCAGGGCCGCGGCCTCGCTCTGTTCGGTACAGACCACTTCGGTGTTCATGATATCGGCGACCATCTGCCGCCACAGCGGGCTTTTCGAACCGCCACCGATCAAGCGGATGCGCAGGCTTTGCAGGCCGGTCTGGCGCAGCAGGTCGAGGCCGTAGCGCAAGCCGAAGGTGGTGCCTTCGACCACCGCGCGGCACAGGTTGGCGCGGGTCAGGTTGGTCATGGTCAGGCCATGCAGGCTGCCGGTGGCCTGGGGCAGGGCGGGCACCCGTTCGCCGTTGAGGAACGGCAGCATGCTCACCCCGTCCGCGCCGATGGGGGCCTGCTCGACCAGGGCATTGAAGGCGTGCAGGTCGAGTTCGAACAGCTCGCGGATCACCCCGGTGGCGTTGGTCAGGTTCATGGTGCAGATCAGCGGCAACCAGCCGCCGCTGGACGAGCAGAAAGTGGCGACCGACGCCTGGGGGCTGACGTTGGGCTGGTCGGCAAAGGCGTAGACGGTGCCCGATGAGCCCAGGCTCATGGTGATCACCCCAGGGGCGATGTTGCCGGTGCCGATGGCGCCCATCATGTTATCGCCGCCGCCGCTGGCGACAACCGCGTTGGGGTTGATGCCCAGCCGCTCGGCGATGGCCGGCAGGATCGTGCCCACTGCTTGATCGGCTTCAATCAGCTCGGGCAGCGCCGCCTGCAGGCGCCCACTGGGGTCAATGTGCGCAAGCAGCGCCACGTCCCATTCACGGCGGCGCACGTTGAAATAGCCGGTGCCCGACGCATCGCCGTATTCGGCGACGG carries:
- a CDS encoding carbohydrate kinase produces the protein MYLVCGEALFDFFSEENADGQAAKLNYTAIAGGSPFNVAVGLRRLGIESGFFAGISHDYLGRRLLQVLKDEGVSEDFLVPFDAPTTLAMVAVGANGSPQYSFRGEGCADRQLQLTHLPPLGDEIRGLHVGSFSLVVQPVGDTLLALVKRESGKRLISLDPNVRLNPQPDIQLWRDRVMELVKHADLIKVSDEDLHLLYPEQSPESVLQGWLQHRCQLVFLTRGGDGASVFSRRHGNWSQPAIDIVMADTVGAGDTFQAALIAWLTEHRLDSVEGLQQLSREQIDAMLGFAIRAAALTCTRTGPDLPYRSQLG
- the xylB gene encoding xylulokinase, with amino-acid sequence MTQQNLFLGIDCGTQGTKAIVLDASSGKVLGLGAAAHTLISGANGRREQHTQEWLDAFTEATHRALQQAGVDGQDILGIGVSGQQHGLVLLDAQGQVLRPAKLWCDTETATENERLLHYLGGESGSLERLGVAIAPGYTVSKLLWTREQHPDLFARIAHILLPHDYLNYWLTGRAVAEYGDASGTGYFNVRRREWDVALLAHIDPSGRLQAALPELIEADQAVGTILPAIAERLGINPNAVVASGGGDNMMGAIGTGNIAPGVITMSLGSSGTVYAFADQPNVSPQASVATFCSSSGGWLPLICTMNLTNATGVIRELFELDLHAFNALVEQAPIGADGVSMLPFLNGERVPALPQATGSLHGLTMTNLTRANLCRAVVEGTTFGLRYGLDLLRQTGLQSLRIRLIGGGSKSPLWRQMVADIMNTEVVCTEQSEAAALGAAIQAAWCQSGESLASLCDKCVSLDPASRTLPVPANVSAYQQAYERYQQLVATL